GTCGCCGGCCCCGGCGCCGATCTGGGTAACCCCTCCTTCTCGTGATCCATGTTACAATGTGTTCTTCATCTCGAACTCGCTCTGTCACATGCTTGCGCCCCGTCCGAGTCGCCTTAAGGTCGAACGCGTCCAGGACTGTGTGTTCGTGGCGTTTGTGTCGAGTCAGAGGTTCGCTGACGCCTTAGCCATTGCTAGGAGCTTGCACATTGCTGATGTGCGCCTGCTCTTCCACCCTGCGCTCGCCGTTGCCGTGGGCGCTGCTTCCCGCCTTCCCCAATTCGCCCAAACGGTCGTCCGGTCCGTTCAAACGGAAAGCCAGCCTGTCCGAGCTGCCCACCAGGCCTCACCAAACGCCTTTACGGCTACTGACCGCGACCCCGAGGCAATCTGTCTTGGGACAGTACCTGTAGATCTTCTCTCTGCATCGCCCTTCCCTCCCTCCCCTGTGACGGGTACGCTGCGCGCGGCGCGACATCTTGTCGCGGCTAATGCGGCAGCTGCGGCCACGCAAAGCCTTGTCGCATCTAATGCGGCAGCTCAGACTTCGCCTTTGCCTACCGAAGTCAATGCTTCTCCAACCAGGCCTCGATCCTACCTTGAAGCCGCTCGCTCCCCCCCGGTGCCGCTTCCCGCGTCTGTCAAGCTGCTTAAACCCCTTGCCCCTGCCAAGGGCTGCTTCCGCTGCCTCGCCTTGGACCACCTGGTCGCAGACTGTCGTGAGCCCGTCCGCTGCAAGCTGTGCCGCGCGTACGGCCACAAAAGTCCCCAGTGCAAGATGAAGCTCAAGGTCATCCTGCACGCCGTCGCTCGGCGCCTCCGCACACCTGCCGCTGTCCGTGCGGCCCGTGCGCGGCCGGAACCTGCCGCTCTCGAGCCGCTGCCGCCGTCGGACTACCCGTCGTTGGACTTCGAGGCGGCCGCTGCGGCTGCCTACGACCCCGCCAACATGGTGCCTTCGTCGTCGCTGGCCCCTTTGCCGGTAGACGACCTGGGCACTGAGGCTCCTACCTGCGTCGACAAGTTCATCCTCGACTCCCCGGCCTCTCCTGTCCTGCTACCTTTGGGCCAGTCGGCGGATGTTACGCTGCCGGCTGTCGCTCAGGCGCTTGATCTTGGGACCTCGGCCCTAGGACCAGGCGCTATGGGGGCGTCTGGCGGTGGATCGTCTAACGACGAGTACGCCAGCGGGGAGCTGGACTCGGGCTCCGGGGCCTCAGGCTCGTCCTGGCAGGAAGGGCGCCCCAGGCATGCGGACGCCTGAGTTTCCCTAGGGCGCGAGGTCCTCACCGAGCGTCTGCTGTTCGCCTTCATCGAGCCCCCGGCACATTGGCTTGACGTTAGTGCGTTCATCCGGAACGCACTACGCTCCGTTGCGCCGCTGTTACCTGTGGACCTGCTACCCTCTTCCATGGGGGCCATGCTGCTTCGCTGTGCTTCGCGTGCCGAGCGCGACTCCCTCCACCAGCTGGGTCCTGTCTCCTGTGACGGCTCAGTGCTTCACTTGCTGAAGGAGGAGGAAACACCAAACCGTTTCTTCCGTGTCCCAGTCTGGCTGGCCTACGTCTTCGTCATCGACTTCCCCATTGAGCAATGGTATGAGGAGAAAATCAAGGAGTGCTTCCGTGGGATTGCGGAGGTTGCCGAGATTGACCCTGCATGCCTAACCGGGGAAGACTTCGGCCCTCTGCGCCTCCTCCTTGAAGTGAATGACCGCTGCGAAATCCCGCGGGAGCTGAGCATCTCGTGCAAGGACGGCGTTGGGCGATCTGGTGTTGTGGCCAAGATCCTCCCTTGCAAGGTTTGGCCTCGTGAGTTCTAGCTTGACAGCCGGGGGACTCTCGCGAGGTTCTTCGGTCCTCCAGCTCCGCCAGCCTCTGGTCCTTCTCTGGGGCCTAGGGGACCTCTTAGCAATTTGCAGCAACAACGACCGCAGCAGCACCCCTACAGCTTAGCCTTCCCTCCTCGTTCCTCGCAAAGCCACGTCGGCTCCCTGCAGCGCGCTTTCGACCCCCTGGGTCTCTTTGCTGAACTCGCTACCCCAGCTACCAGCTCCTCCGCTTCCTCTGCTGTGTCCGCGCAAGCCCTTGCGGCCTCGGCCTTAGTCCTCACGTGTGCCGTCGCGGGTCTGGGTCCGGTCCCCACGACCGGGCTCGGGGTTCCTCAAATGCTGAATCCCTCCAGCCCTCTAAGCTCTACAAGCGCTGCGCGTAGCAAACCGCTGATCACCTACCAGCGTCGCCGCGCTCGCCCTGCAGTGCGCACCCCGCTGGTCACCGCGGCGCGCCGTGGACGCCCGCGGCGAGCCCCTAGAGTTCTGGACAGCCCTGCGGCCGCAGGCAACGCTGTCAGACGCACAAGCGCCCGTCTCGTCGCCAAAGCCTCTGGGGCTTTCGTTGACATGACGTCCCAGGCAGTGCAGCGCAAGGCGCTGGTCAACTCGCTCAACGGTTGctccgtcaagctcaagaagcATGTCACCAGTCGGAACATCCTGTCGCGGAACCAGATGCCGATCGGAACGGCGGATCTCCGGAAGCTGGTCTCCGCTGCGATGCTGGGTGACAACAACATCCACCAAATGGCGGACGTGGTGCCTACACATGACGAATGATCGCCTCAACTGTGTCTGCTCACCTCGTCGGCATGCTCTCTGGTCCCAATGGTCGCTGGGATCGTGGCAACGGGAGAGCACCTACCTTTCGTTTTGGCCTTCGCCTcgcttgtttttcttttactACTGCTTTGTACCCCACGTCCTTTGGTTGTAACTGGTGTTGTTTCCTTTACTTATGAGTCACAACCCGCGCTCCCACGATCGTTGCTTTCGCGCTGTTTCCTAGAACGTTAGAGGTCTTGGCGACTTAGACAAATGCAGAATTGTGCGTGAGCTGTTCTGTGATGCGAATCCAAACTTTGTCTGCATTCAAGAATCCAAACTCACTAACATCTCGCTGTTTAAAGCTAAAACGTTCCTCCCTCGTCACCTCTACTCTTCTATCACCTCGGTGAACGCTGTCGGAACCCGTGGTGGTTTGATCACTGCCTGGGATCCGACCCTGTTCACCTTGACCTCCCACTCTTCGAACCAGTTCTGCCTCTCTACCTCACTCTTCTGTAATGCTTCCAATTATGGTTTCACCATAACCAACGTTTATGGGCCATCTGATCACTCCCTCACTCCCCAGTTACTACAGTGCCTTCGGGCTACCAGAGCTGCCATCCAAGGTGCCTGGATTCTGCTGGGCGATTTCAATCTAGTTCGCCAGCCTGCAGACAAAAGCAATGGCATCATCAACTCTGCGCTGGCTGATGCCTTCAATCAAACCATTGACGAACTGGCGATAACCGAGGTCAACTTGTCTGATCGCCGCTTCACTTGGACAAACAAGCAGTTTTTCGCTGTTCTGGCTATGCTTGATAGAGTCTTTACCAATATTCACCTCAATCAGCTCTTCCCGCTGGCGAGCCTCACCTCCTTGCCTCGTCCGACTTCCGACCATACCCCTTTACTCCTGTCCCTGTCGTCCAACATTCCCATGTCGTCTTACTTCAGGCTTGAAAACCACCTCCTCAAGAACGAGAGCTTCCTCACCTCTATTGTTCAAGCTTGGCACCAGGCTCCGACGTGCCCAGACGCTGCAGGGCAGCTTGTCGCGTGCATCAAGTCCTCGAGGGCCGCGGCTAAGGTTTGGAGAAGGTGTAATAGGGCACCACCACAAATTATTCAAAACTACCATTTCATCATCCAACTTTTTGACTACTTTGAGGAATACCGCCTTCTTTCAGCAGCTGAGTTTCAGGTACGCCTCAAGGCTCAGGAGCGATTGCAGCTGGAGATCAAGGCCAAGGCGGCTTACTGGCGACAGCGCAGCAAGCAGAAGCACATAAAAGCAGGTGATGAAAACACTGCATACCACCATGCGCAAGCAACCAACAGAATGCGACGCAAGTTCATCAGAATGATCCGAGTCGATGGGCAAGAGATTGTCAGTCACGCAGGGAAGACGGAGGCGCTGTCAGGCTTCTTCAAATCTATCATTGGCGTGCCTGGCCATGCTGCACCGTTCGACCTGGATTCCCTCTACGTGGGCTCTGCCAGACCATGTGAGGCACTTTCGTCAGCCTTCTCATCTGACAAGCTCAAAAAGTCTGTGTTTGCAATGAACAGACTCAGTGCACCAAGGCCCGATGGTTTTGGCCCAGCTTTTTTCTGTGCAGCCTGGAGTTCGGTGAAGGACACGGTTCTTGCCTTCGCAGATGCCTTTTACAATGGCACCGCCGATCTAGACAGGATCAACAGGTCACACATGGTTCTATTGTCGAAGAAGCCTGATGCCATGGAAGTCAATGCCTTTCGGCCGGTTTGCTTGCAAAACTGTGCTCTAAAGATCATCTCCAAAACTCTCACTACCAGGCTGCAGTCCGAGATCCTAGGTCTCATTGATATCCAGTAGACAGGTTTTGTGAAGGGTAGATCCATCTCGGACACCTTCATCTATGCGGTCGAACTCGTTCAGACTTGTCACAAAAGGAAGAAGGCAGCAATCGTCCTCAAGCAGGACTTCGCTAAGGCCTTTGATACCGTCAGCTGGGTCGGTCTCCAGAGAGTGCTTTTGGCAAGGGGTTTTGATCAACGATGGGTTTCATGGATGATGAGTCTTCTCAACTCCTCCGAGTCAGCTGTGCTTGTGAACGGGACCCCAGGACCTTGGATCACCTGCAGAAGAGGGCTTCGTCAAGGAGATCCGCTGTCCCCCTACCTGTTTATTTTGGTGGCCGAGACACTGCAGCGAATGTTCAGGCAAGCAGCGGAGATCAGACATCCAACTGATGACGGTATGCCTTGTTGAAAGGTCCAaaaggctagagggggggtgaatagcctatttaaattttctacaaacttcaactagacaagttgattagtaaaacaaaaggctaaGCTATACTaccactagcacaactaagctatgcaagccacctatacaagtctagtacaaggctaaacactaaagcacaacaacactatactaacaagaactaagctacacaagctaaactaacaaggtaggcaagaatgtaaagagaggagagtgattgttataccgatgttgtagagaagagatatatccaatcaatcacgtacacaatcacaagagagacctcggcaagagatgacacaagattttttaccgaggttcacttgcttcccggcaagctactcctcgttgtggtgatgcacccacttgatggatcacgagctaattggcaatccaaagccaaaccctcagcgggtgccgcacatccactcacaagatggggatcctccaagccacgagcaatccactagagtagccaattgcgatctcccgcggggaaggctcaagaacccctcacaaatcacttggtgaggctcgaaacaatctccaatcacgagctcaacaccaccgctgctccaagccgtctagggcgtcgggaaacacccaagagtaacaagaaatccgcagcaaactcaagaatcaagtgccactaaatgcaactctcaaagcaatgcacttgaatctcactcaatctcactaggatgagcaatcaagcaaggagatgagtggagggagtgttctctagctcaatgtatgtcacaagtaatcaaatgtgcaagagataacctcccaaagccggccaccaactatttataagcccctcaagaaAACTagtcgttggctgttttcactgggctgtaaacgggggcaccggacgctactaagtgagcaccggacgctcgacaccctgcgtccggtgcactagagttggccacgtgtccttcctcaatttcgcgtgtcagtttctaacggctacctgcaacacaccggacgatgggcaccggacggtccggtgctcaccggactcgtgcgcagagagtttgtcaaactcgcgatctcaccggacgctaggcaccggacggtccggtgctcaccggactcgtgcgcagagagggttgcaaaaacccctcacaccggacgctaaccaccggacgctctcagagtgcgtccggtgcttaccggacgctgaggccagcgtccggtgcctccgcactcagcgtc
This window of the Sorghum bicolor cultivar BTx623 chromosome 7, Sorghum_bicolor_NCBIv3, whole genome shotgun sequence genome carries:
- the LOC110437197 gene encoding ras-associated and pleckstrin homology domains-containing protein 1-like; this translates as MSLPEPPRSGDWPPPPPPFPSPAPPPPPPPPRSSPAPNAPARPLQLRSSARRRPGVSGKLPQQRGIVVKPVPGRFELQNRLLSELYECIVPNLLSPSPAPAPIWVTPPSRDPCYNVFFISNSLCHMLAPRPSRLKVERVQDCVFVAFVSSQRFADALAIARSLHIADVRLLFHPALAVAVGAASRLPQFAQTVVRSVQTESQPVRAAHQASPNAFTATDRDPEAICLGTVPVDLLSASPFPPSPVTGTLRAARHLVAANAAAAATQSLVASNAAAQTSPLPTEVNASPTRPRSYLEAARSPPVPLPASVKLLKPLAPAKGCFRCLALDHLVADCREPVRCKLCRAYGHKSPQCKMKLKVILHAVARRLRTPAAVRAARARPEPAALEPLPPSDYPSLDFEAAAAAAYDPANMVPSSSLAPLPVDDLGTEAPTCVDKFILDSPASPVLLPLGQSADVTLPAVAQALDLGTSALGPGAMGASGGGSSNDEYASGELDSGSGASGSSWQEGRPRHADA